The genomic stretch TGCAATCTGATCATGTTCGTTAATCATAATCGTTGATCAATCATTCACGTATCAGTTCATTAACGCTTGCCTGACCTAATAGGCACAATGATATAATCTCTACTGGATACCAATAATCTTGGTAACCGGCATGTTGATTCGCGCCAATTAAATCTGGACACTATGAAAGGAAGTAATATAAAAGTGATGATCATGGAATCTCCCTACAACTATAACCGTTAGATTTTACTTTTTGTAGTCCTGTTACATTGCATGAAACTTCATCTCTAGGTATTATTATCACTTTTCGACACAAAAGACAGATCTACTTGTTGTTCCAATGTTAAAGTGGCAAACCTAGTTCTCATATATGAGAAGGGGCTATGCTCTGCCAACATTTCTAGATGCCAACCTCTATGAATaagcagaaaaaaaaaacttatatgCTGGACTTTAAGCAGATCTACATCCATGTAAGGATATATCCACACATACACACCGGGAAGTAGATTTTATCAGTATATCAAACTACTCAAGAAGATTTCATCATCATATCAAAGCCAATCAATCGACCAAGAAACATGTTACAAAAACAAACTCTTTTAAGCATTTTCAAACTCACTTATCCGAAAATCAAGCGCACATTGATAGGTTGCATTAGCAGAGGTTCATATATCACGATTAACAACATTTAAGACAATGAATCATCTCAAACAGTACTAGAGAACAAATATTCATACAGCACAAGAACAGCCAGcaactaactaaaataaactCTACAACAATTGAACCAAATCTGAGTCAAATGAGTGAGTTTTACCATCTTGAAACCTTTTGTTTGAAATCGCAAAATCTCAGCTCACAGCAACTCCTGATCTCTTCTGTGGCTGGCTAGCAGTCCATGCAACAAAAAGACCAATGTCAACACCACATAAAAACAATTGAATGAATTAAAGATCAAAGCATTCCAGCATTCCATCAAATTAACATCTACTTaacctaaaaaaacaaatagaAAAACTCAGTCATAACCAACACAGTTTTCTTAAACCCTTAAAATCATCAAACATTTCACACACAGAAAAACAAAGCACACCAATAACCATTGTAACGATTCACGTGcaatgaatgaataaaatgagcCTGAGAATCACACAAATTTGATCAGAAATGGAGTTCATAACCCTAAAAAATGGACTAGCAGCCACAAGCAACAAGAGTATTAATGATCAATTCATTTCTGCTCTGGCGAATGTTTTACCTTCTTCTGAAACTAATGCACACTGATCGACGGCAAGATTCTCCGGCCACGCCAAGCCGGAGAAGGAAAGGAATCGTTTTTGGGATTTTTAAAAcagtatttaattattaaattaaaattttacaaaaaaatgcGAGAAACAAGTACACTGAATTCAGAGAAATTGAGCGAGGCTTTTAAACTGAGACGATGGATTCTCTGCGACGCGGACCACCGTGGTCACCCCCATTTTTTCCACCACGTGGCGCAAGGGCGAAATCGCGCTCACAAATTAGAAGCTGGGGAAATAATCAGCTGCGGGCGCAGCATTAATATTTCTAACCTAATTGGCCACAGATTTCGTGTAGCAAATTGTCATTAACAtaaatatttatctatataagttgattcgattttttttcaactcgaaaatttgaattttctcaaagttaaattagaattaaattgaattatttgaaaatttattaatcgaccaaaatttaaaataatgtgTTTTTTACCAATAAAATAAAGTGtttcaaaaacaaaaatttgAATAGTATTACAAATCGTGAATTAAAGACAGCTAGCCCTTTTAAATATGAGTATGAATAACGTAATATGTTCAAAATTGTGATTCACATGAGacacaaaaatatgaaaaaaaaaattagaagcATAAATTTATAATTGTTGAATGTTCTGTCAAAATGGTGCGAGATGTAAGAAAATTCAACAGTTTCGAggttaatttaaaaattatttattgggTTTTTTAGGAAAATAGCTATgcaattaatataataaatatttaatctaTTGATCCTGATCCTTATCTGTCCAAATTATCTCAAGAGTCAAAGCTTATCTCGAGTTATCTAGAGTCATCCCAAGTAATTTGAATCTTTTTCATTTATACtgggaaaatatattttaactctcctaatttattctcttctttttctattctttctatccataaaaaaatatcccatctttttattcttttccATCCCTTAAAAGTAGTCTTGTATTCTAAAATGGGAAGAACTCTCAATTTATTCcgcactttttttttttacttttttttatctcttgtaCTTTAttctacttattttatttttttatcaattttatttttatacttaaCCATTAAATACCATTTTCTTAATATTCATGTGTAAAAGAAATTACTCAAATAAAATAAGACATAGGAAAAATATACGATCGATAAATTCTCAATGGTTAGACTGCACATCAAAATTctataaatttgaattattgaGCAACAAAATTAGCATTTCTACAAAATCTTAAAAAGTTATGgcttttacaaaaaataaaataataaatacaagataaaattatatatatttataggcAATTAACACAATAATATTGTGATAACTGTATATAGTTGGGATAAGAATGTTAGTCAATCTCTAATAATCTTACTTTTATGATTACAAAAAAGATTATATAATACAAACTGCGGATAAGATCGACTTAATGAGTTCAAAACCAGACAAGGTATAGATAATATTATGCATCAAGACTTACAAAATTTTACGTATTTTTCAAATTAGTCTTTATTAGCATTATTAGTATTACTTTTGGTGTCGCTTTTTGGCTACGCAATTTTTGTgtaataaaaggaaataaatactcAACAAAAACTAAGTTTGTGATTTGTTAGCTTCTCAAATTTGTTTatctttcaaaaaaaaattccccGATTAGttctttttaaaattctttATCTTTTAGAAAAATGTATTATACAAAATATTTGATAGAGGACATAATTCACAACGGTCAAAGATAGGTGATATAGCAATTTGAGATTAATGCAATTTGAGGATTCTATAAGAGGAGTGTGATAAAATGAGCTGtattagtagtaatatatatacCTAATTGAGCATTTAGAGATGTGTATGCGAGTCATGTGACATAATTTGACTTGATTCAAAGTACAATATTTGCTAGGTTATATGGTAAATGTAGGACTATTATTTTCATctaaaaaaatagttatataCAATCAATCAAATACACTGCCATAaataggggtgggtaggtacggtataccttaccgaaaccaccatgcCGTATACCTTACCataaattcggtatgcgaaaaaatcatacctttatcttaccaaaattttcggtataccgaacttcggtataccttattttcggtatggagaattttcataccgatatcgtacctcatttttggtatgccgtaccaaagttcggtataccatacttttgctgtataccttactttcaatatcaatgaaaattgaatatttgagtttttagaatactatttttattttatagaaatttaaataatatacaggtattaaatactagtatattttattcatattatattatatttcacaataaattttataatttaaaaatatataaaatactttatatattattatattcatattttacggtatataccttaaattacggtatataccgaatttcggtatgccgcggtataccgcggtatataaaaattcatacatttaccttaccgaaatatttcggtaaggtatcataccgtaccgaaaatcacggtataccgaaaattcgatattttcggtattttttcggtacgataagaccggtatttcggcatttcagtatttttccccagccctagcCATAAACCAATTGGTGATGAAAAAAACCCTGCAAAATTAAGATGACTTCAACTCTCTTTTATTGGCATTTACAAATATAATCGGCTTATTTTATGTCGAATTGAAACATGCAAATATACTAGTCCAATTTTGCAAGAATTACATGTTTCCAAATCCATAAAGGAAAAAATCTTTTTGGCAGCCCAACAACCCAAGCTTGTTTTATCAGCTATAATTGAAAACTAATATAGCATTTTCATTTAAAGCCCATCTCAGCTCGGGCTGAATAGTGCAAGAGAAACCATTATTTATTTCTTACACTTTCTTAACTTCGGCCCGAAAGCTCCATCTAATTATAGCTATCTTGTTATATCCAACTCGTAAAACAAATGGGTCCCTCGGCCCGAAAGCTCTAATTATACTTGTAGGATTATCAATTTGGAGGATAGTTTGGTCATTTTGCTTTCGAGTCATGCTTTCTCACTATCTTTCTGTACAAACATTGCTTTAAACTTCACGTAGTCTTATTATGTAGTCGATAGGCTTTATAAAAACACACATGTATTATGTAAAGACAAAAAGGGccaaaaaatagtagtatttgGCATTTCTGTAAAGTTGAAAAAGATGACTCCATTCATCCTggaaaaaggaaatttaagtAGAGCAACAaaaccatctctctctctctctctaaagaTAAAAGCATGTGGAGAGAAGAATAAAAACATCTCCAGAATGATTCAGGTGAAAGAGCAGAATCCCAAAGATTAAAGCACTGCCACAAAAATTCTATTTCTAAATTGACATTGACACTTGTTCAACTCAGTTTTTAAACGGTTTCATCACCTGTCCCTTTCAATTTGTTCTTTTTATTGGAATCCACACATAAAGCAACCATCATTCCACCTCACATCACCACTACACCAATTAAATAGTGCCAAAAAAATTGCAATGAAactaaaagagagaaaaaagtgacCAAGAATTGTGAGATGCAGACAAATTTCCCCCTTTCTCAGAAAAAAATATGCTTTGAGCTGCCTCTGTCATTCCCTGaagctcatcatcatcatcatcttacCAACAGCATGCTTTCTTTAAACACAGAGAGATTATGAAAAAAGAATTGCTAAAATTAGACTAGAAATCAAGCACAAAGTTACATAATACTACAACAATTTGGAGTGTTTTTCAGAAGAATTCAAAGTCTAAGTAAGGGCCAGATGACCTTTCTGAATCAGTAGCACTCTTGTTAGACGACAGCAACGACGACTTCAACGTCTGGTTGAGCGAGGCGAGATCCAACGGCTTGGGGATCTGAGGAGGCGTCGTGCCACGGATAAGCGCCCAATTCACACTCTCGAAGAAAGGGTGCTGCTTTATCTCTGTGGCTCCTCTTTTGGACCCTAGTCTCTTTTGCGGGTCCTTTGCAAGCAGGCCTCGGATCAGATCCTTCGCAGCAAAGCTGATCGCTGAGCCTTCCGGGAACTTCAACGGCTGCCCCACGACGTTGAACAGCGTCTCCCTGTTGCCATTCCCTTTGAATGGAGTCTTCCCGTGGAGGAGCTCGTATAAGAAAATTCCAAACGTCCACCAGTCAACAGCGCTGCCATGGCCGTCTCCTCTGACGATCTCAGGGGCTAGGTACTCGTGTGTCCCGACAAAGGACATGGAACGGGCCCCAGTTGGCTCTGCCACGAGCACTGGGAGGGAGTCCGAGCTCACTGGAGGCGTTCTTGTTCGTGCTGCTTTTCCTTCACCTCTTGGTTTTGTTGATTTTGAGGTGAAAAGGCGGGGCTTGAAGCAAGACGGCTGGAAGCAAGAGGGCTCGACACAAACGGGCAGTTTGCAGGCCGGGTCAATGCAGGACGGCTGGATGCAATACGAGGAGATCATACAAGATGCGCCATCCCCAGACGTGAGAAGAGTCGGGTTCACATAGCATCTCAACGACAGATCAAAATCGGATAACATGATGTGGCCATCGTCCCGGACTAGAACGTTTTCGGGCTTCAAGTCTCGATAGACGACTCCCATCATATGAAGATACTCAAGCGCAAGCAACACTTCCGAAGCATAGAATCTATCAACAACACCAACCACATAACATAAGATAAAGCAAACAGCAACCAATAACCAGTAAACTCTACTTCAGTAATTCAATAGCATAAAGTAGCAACAGACAAACAtcaaaacatcaacaaattaTGAATCTAATTCATCTTAATTGAGCTAATTAAGTGATTATCAATTCAACCAATGAGAACTGAACAGAGAGGGGCTTAAAAATCAAACCTTGCAGCTTGCTCGTCGAAATGCTTCCCCGGCTGTCGCTGGCGGAGCAAATGCAGGTCGCCGCCGCTGCAGAACTCCATGAGCAAGCACGAGAACTTGTCCGTTTCAAAATGGGAATACAGAGTAGGAAGAAAAGGGTGATCCAACAAACCAAGAATGTCCCTCTCCGTTTGAGCCCTCGCCACTTTCTTCCTACTCACAAGCATCCCTTTATCCATCACTTTCATAGCAAAGAGACACCCAGCGCTCCTCAGCTCGGCCAGATAAACGCTCCCAATATCCCCAAATCCCAATTTCTTCATCAGCCTAAAATGCCCTAATCCCAGCTCGCCATCTTTAGCCTGCACATACTGAATCGCATCCCACCTCCTGTCATTAGCCATGTGCGGCTTCGAAGGGCAGAGGCTCCTGGAGCTGGCCTCGTTGGCGTCGCCGCCGTTGACGGAGCTCAAGCTGCTGCTCATCTCGCTCTCATCGGCATTGACCAATGAATCGTTCTTGACGTCAATCTGCTTGTCGACGAAGCATACACCGTCGCTGATTTTGCTGGAGCTGGTCTCGTCGGTGCTGCTGCAGAAGTCAATGCTGGGGCTGTTGAGGATGGTTAGGTCGTGAAAACTGACCTTGAGGGAAATGGGGTCGTGCGTGGAGGTGGTCATGATTTGGGGGAAACGGaaagtgtttgatgaaatgagTGAGAGACGGAGAGGGAAAGGGGCTGTataaaggagagagagagagagagatggtcAAATGAGGTTTTTGGGAAATTGGGGACGCCGAGGCAgtcaaagagagagagatgcgGGCGCCAAGAGAGAGTTAAGAGGgcattcaaatttgaaaaatgtGGGTTTTGGGAGTTGAGAGGCCCAATGAATTTTTGTGGGTGGATTTTTCTTGGCTGCAGAAATGGGaaatcctctctctctctatctgcAGTGATACGTTGTTTAAGGAAGGAATGGAACAGCATGGAGACAAATTATATAGGGTTTGCAAACATGTGCTTACATTATACATACAAAACGGGGGTACAGTCGGAGTTGGCTacaaagaggagagagagagatggagagggagacttagagcatccgcaacgcgtctcgttgctgtctctatctcgtctcggagcCACGAGACGTCAGCGAGACGGCGTTGCAGGGATACGTCTCTGTCTCGTCTCGACGGGTgtctcgtcccggagggacggctGGCGCAACaactcgccacgcgccagcgccacgtggcgcgggctggcgctaggcgtgccagcgagtgggcgtcctcgttgacgcaataaatctttttttaaaaaaaattgatttaattataaaaaaataaataaataatttaaacggtaatgttactgtttttttaccgttttcaatggtagtttttttatttttcttttttactctataaatactcctctttcatcctTATTATACACagaaacacacatctattcttctcaaatcatctctctttcctctccaattttcatgtcaaaatgtccggcgacggaaacgagTGCGGCTCCGGCGGAtatgacttgaacacgtttggcgactggggggcatgtacaatgtcttgggtgttGTCGGTTCCGGtgcgtcgacgccgggcacccaaggctcgtcgacgtcggcggcgtaccaaccaccctattttgTTGTTGATGCATACTCtcctccctccgccccgaggtatgggcaaTCACAGGGATTAttccaaattagggaggattttccggatgaacccaatccggaaggaggacgaggcggtggaagctccaggggtcacgcatggaggaagaggaggaggcgaccgaggaggaagaggatataagtcgtcatccatacagccgcaaggacacgatgactgtgttcaacgcttgggtcagcgtctcgtacgatcccatcatcgggaatcaacaaacccgcaagtgtttttgggaaaaggtcaccgatgCCTACAATGAGAACAAGTCGTCTCGGTGCTGCCGTCGCACCATGAAGATGCTcagcagtcattttgaccgagacgacagagatgtcaaaaaattttgcggcatctacaagaatgaagcggctcaataccaaagcggagccagtggagccgacattatgAGAGCGGCTATGCGAGTTTTTTTTTCGacaacggcaaagaattcaaacttgtcgatgtttgggaggccgtcaaagacgttgaaaggtgggtcggcggtgtccagtccagcacgggctcgagctcgaaacgcacgaagcacacggcgggtggccaatactcgtctagtgagggcgggtcaggcaacgcctcacaagaggttgagggcacgagcACCGATGCAGGGGCTCCTCTCGTGGGCatcgtcggccgcaagggaccaaggcggcgaatgCGGCTAGATGGAGGAGG from Salvia splendens isolate huo1 chromosome 15, SspV2, whole genome shotgun sequence encodes the following:
- the LOC121766398 gene encoding serine/threonine-protein kinase D6PKL2-like, with amino-acid sequence MTTSTHDPISLKVSFHDLTILNSPSIDFCSSTDETSSSKISDGVCFVDKQIDVKNDSLVNADESEMSSSLSSVNGGDANEASSRSLCPSKPHMANDRRWDAIQYVQAKDGELGLGHFRLMKKLGFGDIGSVYLAELRSAGCLFAMKVMDKGMLVSRKKVARAQTERDILGLLDHPFLPTLYSHFETDKFSCLLMEFCSGGDLHLLRQRQPGKHFDEQAARFYASEVLLALEYLHMMGVVYRDLKPENVLVRDDGHIMLSDFDLSLRCYVNPTLLTSGDGASCMISSYCIQPSCIDPACKLPVCVEPSCFQPSCFKPRLFTSKSTKPRGEGKAARTRTPPVSSDSLPVLVAEPTGARSMSFVGTHEYLAPEIVRGDGHGSAVDWWTFGIFLYELLHGKTPFKGNGNRETLFNVVGQPLKFPEGSAISFAAKDLIRGLLAKDPQKRLGSKRGATEIKQHPFFESVNWALIRGTTPPQIPKPLDLASLNQTLKSSLLSSNKSATDSERSSGPYLDFEFF